A stretch of the Ptiloglossa arizonensis isolate GNS036 chromosome 1, iyPtiAriz1_principal, whole genome shotgun sequence genome encodes the following:
- the LOC143152136 gene encoding uncharacterized protein LOC143152136: MSGIRINVEEASNDGREDLVRDIEGTPATTAGSATTAGSGTTTAVAGSPLSWHIPRPSLVGRSERDSENDSWAHRLHPNSPSRGSTSSQGSTASTHSAASGTLLLTAANLANLAAIHPPTVTTLKQMDTASVASSTHFTVVNGLGRPTTVYRKSCCARNQLTVLVCTMSFLFMVGLLLGILYMEMRIRDKYH; encoded by the exons ATGTCGGGAATCCGAATCAACGTGGAAGAGGCCTCCAACGACGGACGCGAGGATCTCGTTCGAGAC ATCGAGGGGACGCCGGCTACGACGGCAGGCTCGGCTACGACGGCGGGCTCGGGTACGACGACGGCGGTAGCGGGTAGCCCGCTTTCCTGGCACATCCCAAGGCCGTCCTTGGTCGGACGAAGCGAGAGGGACAGCGAAAACGATAGCTGGGCTCATCGTTTGCACCCGAACTCTCCTTCGCGAGGATCCACGTCGTCGCAAGGCTCTACCGCCAGTACACAC AGTGCCGCCTCGGGCACGTTACTATTGACAGCCGCGAATCTCGCCAATCTCGCGGCTATTCATCCGCCCACGGTAACGACGCTCAAACAGATGGATACCGCCTCGGTGGCGAGCAGCACCCACTTCACCGTCGTGAACGGTCTAGGCAGACCCACGACCGTTTACAGGAAGTCGTGCTGCGCGAGGAACCAGCTCACCGTCCTCGTCTGCACGATGAGCTTCCTATTCATGGTCGGCCTGCTTCTCGGCATCCTTTACATGGAAA TGAGAATTCGCGACAAGTACCACTAA